The proteins below are encoded in one region of Reichenbachiella sp. 5M10:
- a CDS encoding fumarate reductase/succinate dehydrogenase flavoprotein subunit, translating into MALDSKIPEGPLADKWTSHKFKSKLVNPANKRKYDIIVVGTGLAGASAAASFGELGYNVKSFCFQDSPRRAHSIAAQGGINAAKNYQNDGDSVFRLFYDTIKGGDYRGREANIHRLAEVSVNIIDQCVAQGVPFARDYGGLLDNRSFGGAQVSRTFYARGQTGQQLLLGAYSALSRQVATGKVKLYARTEMLDVVIIDGQARGIVTRNLITGEIESHSAHAVVLATGGYGNVFFLSTNAMGSNVTAAWRAHKKGAFFGNPCYTQIHPTCIPVSGDHQSKLTLMSESLRNDGRIWVPKEAVKGLKAADAAKIAEEDRDYYLERKYPAFGNLVPRDVASRNAKQMCDAGKGVGATGLAVFLDFSDAIKRDGLETIKGKYGNLFDMYQQITGDNPYEMPMMIYPAVHYTMGGLWVDYNLMTSVPGLYAAGEANFSDHGANRLGASALMQGLADGYFVLPYTIGDYLANMPYDKIPTDHEAFQTAEKEVKDRIQKLLSINGTKTVDDFHKELGHIMWEHCGMARNAEGLKLAKEKIKALREEFWKNVKVLGENEEMNMSLEKANRVADFIELGELMIDDAFNRRESCGGHFREESQTPEGEALRIDDEFAYVAAWEYQGEGKDAKLHKEELKFENVKLTQRSYK; encoded by the coding sequence ATGGCTTTAGATTCAAAAATACCTGAGGGACCGTTAGCAGATAAGTGGACTAGCCACAAATTCAAAAGCAAACTGGTCAACCCAGCCAACAAAAGAAAATACGACATCATCGTAGTAGGGACTGGACTAGCAGGCGCGTCAGCTGCCGCTTCGTTTGGCGAACTGGGCTACAATGTCAAGTCGTTTTGCTTTCAAGATAGCCCTCGTCGTGCACACAGTATCGCGGCGCAAGGAGGTATCAACGCAGCAAAAAACTATCAAAACGATGGAGATTCGGTCTTCCGTCTCTTCTATGACACCATCAAAGGCGGTGACTACAGAGGTAGAGAAGCCAATATCCACCGTCTCGCAGAAGTATCTGTCAACATCATCGACCAGTGTGTCGCGCAAGGTGTGCCCTTTGCCCGTGACTATGGTGGGCTACTGGACAACCGATCGTTTGGAGGGGCGCAAGTATCGCGTACCTTCTACGCGAGAGGCCAAACGGGACAGCAGTTGCTACTCGGTGCCTACTCTGCACTCAGCAGACAAGTCGCTACGGGCAAAGTAAAACTCTACGCAAGAACAGAAATGCTCGACGTAGTGATCATCGACGGTCAGGCCAGAGGTATCGTCACCAGAAACCTCATCACAGGCGAGATCGAATCACACTCAGCACATGCCGTAGTATTGGCGACTGGCGGATACGGTAACGTATTCTTCCTCTCTACCAATGCCATGGGTTCGAACGTGACAGCTGCTTGGAGAGCACACAAGAAAGGGGCGTTCTTTGGCAACCCATGTTACACGCAGATTCACCCGACATGTATCCCTGTATCTGGCGACCACCAGTCCAAACTGACCCTCATGTCAGAGTCACTCAGAAACGACGGACGTATCTGGGTACCTAAAGAGGCAGTCAAAGGATTGAAAGCAGCAGATGCTGCCAAAATCGCTGAAGAAGACAGAGATTACTACTTGGAAAGAAAATACCCTGCATTTGGTAACCTCGTCCCTCGTGATGTGGCTTCTCGAAATGCCAAGCAAATGTGTGATGCAGGCAAAGGTGTCGGCGCAACAGGCTTAGCGGTATTCCTAGATTTCTCTGACGCGATCAAAAGAGACGGACTAGAAACCATCAAAGGAAAATACGGCAACTTGTTTGACATGTATCAGCAAATCACGGGTGACAACCCCTACGAGATGCCGATGATGATCTATCCAGCCGTACACTACACCATGGGTGGTCTATGGGTGGATTACAATTTGATGACTTCTGTCCCTGGGCTATATGCTGCAGGTGAGGCCAACTTCTCAGATCACGGAGCAAACCGCCTCGGAGCAAGTGCCTTGATGCAAGGGCTAGCAGATGGATACTTCGTCTTGCCGTATACGATTGGTGACTACCTCGCCAACATGCCGTACGACAAGATCCCTACGGATCATGAGGCATTCCAAACGGCAGAAAAAGAAGTCAAAGACAGGATTCAAAAACTCCTCAGCATCAACGGAACCAAAACCGTAGATGACTTCCACAAAGAGCTCGGACACATCATGTGGGAACACTGTGGTATGGCCAGAAATGCGGAAGGGCTGAAACTCGCCAAGGAAAAGATCAAGGCTCTGCGTGAAGAGTTCTGGAAAAATGTCAAAGTACTCGGAGAAAATGAAGAGATGAACATGTCTCTCGAAAAAGCCAACAGAGTAGCAGACTTCATCGAACTCGGTGAATTGATGATCGATGATGCCTTCAACAGAAGAGAGTCATGTGGTGGTCACTTCAGAGAGGAATCTCAAACACCAGAGGGAGAAGCACTCCGTATCGATGATGAATTTGCTTATGTAGCGGCTTGGGAATACCAAGGCGAAGGCAAAGATGCCAAGCTACACAAGGAAGAGCTTAAATTCGAAAATGTTAAATTGACTCAAAGAAGCTATAAATAA
- a CDS encoding succinate dehydrogenase/fumarate reductase iron-sulfur subunit, protein MNLKLKIWRQKNANDKGAFESYDVSDVSPDMSFLEMLDVLNEDLSREGKDPVHFDHDCREGICGMCSLYINGKPHGPKDAVTTCQLHMRSFKDGDIIVIEPWRASAFPVHKDLVVDRSSFDRIIQAGGYVNVNTGGVPDANEIAIPKTIADQAMDAAQCIGCGACVAACKNASAMLFTAAKVSQLALLPQGQTERHTRVERMVAQMEEEGFGNCTNTGACSAVCPKEIGQEHIARLNREFIGAKAASDNI, encoded by the coding sequence ATGAATCTGAAATTAAAAATCTGGAGACAGAAAAACGCTAACGACAAAGGTGCTTTCGAATCATACGATGTTTCGGACGTATCCCCAGACATGTCATTTCTTGAAATGCTTGACGTGTTGAACGAAGACCTATCGAGAGAAGGCAAAGACCCTGTACATTTCGATCACGACTGTAGAGAAGGCATCTGTGGCATGTGCTCGCTGTATATCAACGGCAAACCACACGGTCCAAAGGATGCTGTAACTACGTGTCAGCTACACATGAGATCGTTCAAGGATGGTGACATCATCGTGATCGAGCCTTGGAGAGCCTCTGCTTTCCCAGTGCACAAAGATTTGGTGGTAGACAGAAGCTCGTTTGATCGAATCATCCAAGCGGGTGGCTATGTCAATGTCAACACTGGAGGTGTGCCAGATGCCAATGAAATTGCGATCCCTAAAACGATCGCTGATCAGGCCATGGATGCTGCCCAGTGTATCGGTTGTGGTGCTTGTGTTGCTGCGTGCAAAAACGCTTCTGCTATGCTATTCACTGCGGCGAAGGTTTCTCAACTGGCCTTGTTGCCACAGGGACAAACCGAGAGACACACACGCGTCGAAAGAATGGTCGCACAGATGGAAGAAGAAGGCTTTGGTAACTGTACCAATACTGGTGCTTGTTCTGCTGTGTGTCCAAAGGAAATCGGACAAGAGCACATCGCTCGATTGAACAGGGAGTTCATCGGAGCAAAAGCCGCATCTGACAACATATAG